In a single window of the Deinococcus aetherius genome:
- a CDS encoding GNAT family N-acetyltransferase: MELRDSLNGIGPTQLQGFFEGWPNPPSPGTLHRLLAQSYRVSLAVDGQGRVVGIAQAISDGVLTAFIPLLEVLPEHRGRGLGQALMRHLLGQLEHLYAVDLSCDDDLVPFYERLGFRKANAMVLRNYALQNGAPADQG, from the coding sequence ATGGAACTCCGCGACAGTCTGAATGGCATCGGCCCCACACAACTGCAGGGCTTCTTCGAGGGGTGGCCGAACCCGCCCTCGCCGGGGACGCTACACCGCCTCCTCGCGCAGTCGTACCGCGTCTCGCTCGCCGTGGACGGGCAGGGCCGGGTCGTGGGCATCGCCCAGGCGATCAGCGACGGGGTGCTCACCGCTTTCATCCCCCTGCTCGAAGTCCTGCCGGAGCACCGGGGGCGGGGGCTGGGCCAAGCCCTGATGCGTCATCTGCTTGGACAGCTGGAACACCTGTACGCGGTGGACCTGAGCTGCGACGACGACCTCGTGCCGTTTTACGAGCGGCTGGGATTCAGGAAGGCCAACGCGATGGTCCTGCGGAACTACGCCCTCCAGAACGGGGCGCCTGCGGATCAGGGCTGA
- a CDS encoding ABC transporter permease codes for MTRYLRLIRIFTGATLAAQLEYRANFVGAVLASLGEVGVALLGIAVLFGQPGTTAVGGWSFHEALLVVGLFTLTEGFISVFIQPNLSKIAEAVRTGSMDFTLLKPIDAQFGVSTRNMNVLRVTDLLIGLGLTVYAASHLTVTLAGVLGAAALYASALVIVYCIWLVLSTTAFWFVKTQNVTELFNGVFGAARFPVTAFPLPIRAFLTFVVPVAFITTVPAQALTGELTPALALASPLVAAVFFVGARLFWLKAVGSYTSASS; via the coding sequence GTGACCCGCTACCTCCGCCTCATCCGCATCTTCACGGGCGCGACCCTCGCCGCGCAGCTCGAATACCGGGCGAACTTCGTGGGGGCCGTGCTCGCCTCCCTGGGCGAGGTGGGCGTGGCGCTGCTGGGGATCGCGGTGCTGTTCGGGCAGCCGGGGACGACCGCCGTGGGGGGCTGGTCCTTCCACGAGGCGCTGCTCGTCGTGGGGCTCTTCACGCTCACCGAGGGCTTCATCAGCGTGTTCATCCAGCCCAACCTCTCCAAGATCGCCGAGGCGGTGCGCACGGGCAGCATGGACTTCACCCTCCTCAAGCCCATCGACGCGCAGTTCGGGGTGAGCACCCGCAACATGAACGTCCTGCGGGTGACCGACCTCCTGATCGGTCTGGGCCTGACCGTCTACGCCGCCTCGCACCTCACCGTGACCCTCGCCGGAGTGCTGGGGGCCGCCGCGCTGTACGCCTCCGCGCTCGTCATCGTGTACTGCATCTGGCTCGTGCTCTCGACCACCGCCTTCTGGTTCGTGAAGACGCAGAACGTCACCGAACTGTTCAACGGCGTCTTCGGCGCGGCCCGCTTTCCGGTCACGGCTTTCCCGCTCCCCATCCGCGCGTTCCTCACCTTCGTCGTGCCCGTCGCCTTCATCACGACGGTGCCCGCGCAGGCGCTCACCGGGGAACTCACGCCCGCCCTCGCCCTCGCCTCGCCGCTCGTCGCCGCCGTGTTCTTCGTGGGCGCGCGGCTGTTCTGGCTCAAGGCGGTGGGAAGCTACACGAGCGCGAGCAGTTGA
- a CDS encoding ABC transporter permease has protein sequence MTATWRKVRTLFATQFAEMTEFRAEIVIWMLSGTLSLVMMLVWMAQAGNAPGGQIGGYSSAEFATYFLSTWLISQLMVVWVAWELDLDIRQGTLSPKLLRPLDPLWMWYASHLAERVVRFPALLGLVALFAWLAGARFTTNPTAYLAALGLAFLGFCARFLWEYTIGLLAFWTESSTSFQEVVWLVYAALGGMFAPLAFYPEWVQRVAVWTPFPYMLGLPAQLLAGKATLGDAGRGALVLTLWLVVFWALRLAVWRRGLRKYGAVGA, from the coding sequence ATGACCGCCACCTGGCGCAAGGTCCGCACCCTCTTCGCCACCCAGTTCGCCGAGATGACCGAGTTCCGCGCCGAGATCGTCATCTGGATGCTCTCGGGAACCCTCAGCCTGGTGATGATGCTCGTGTGGATGGCGCAGGCAGGAAACGCGCCCGGTGGGCAGATCGGCGGGTACTCGTCCGCCGAGTTCGCCACCTACTTCCTCTCGACCTGGCTGATCTCGCAACTCATGGTCGTCTGGGTGGCCTGGGAACTCGACCTCGACATCCGGCAGGGCACCCTGTCCCCGAAGCTGTTGCGCCCCCTCGATCCCCTGTGGATGTGGTACGCCAGCCACCTCGCCGAGCGGGTGGTGCGCTTTCCCGCCCTGCTCGGCCTCGTCGCCCTCTTCGCGTGGCTCGCCGGGGCACGGTTCACCACCAACCCCACCGCCTACCTCGCCGCCCTCGGCCTCGCCTTCCTGGGCTTTTGCGCCCGCTTCCTGTGGGAGTACACCATTGGGCTGCTCGCCTTCTGGACGGAATCGAGCACGAGTTTTCAGGAGGTCGTGTGGCTCGTCTATGCCGCGCTGGGCGGGATGTTCGCGCCCCTCGCCTTCTATCCCGAGTGGGTGCAGCGCGTGGCGGTCTGGACGCCTTTCCCCTACATGCTCGGTCTCCCCGCGCAGCTTCTCGCCGGGAAAGCGACGCTGGGCGACGCCGGACGGGGGGCCCTCGTCCTGACTCTCTGGCTGGTCGTCTTCTGGGCCCTGCGGCTGGCCGTGTGGCGCCGGGGCCTGCGGAAATACGGGGCGGTGGGAGCGTGA
- a CDS encoding ABC transporter permease produces MTWRKLRTLFAAGFAEMTEYRAEVMIWMLSSTLSLVMMLVWMAQASAAPGGQIRGYSPQEFAGYFLATWVMSQLLVVWVAFDLDFDIRQGTLSPKLLRPLDPLWLRYMDHLAGRIVRLPALLALAALFAWIAGARLTTDPAAYLTAFGLAFLGFNTRFLWEYCLGLLAFWTESSTSFQEVVWLVYAALGGMFAPLAFYPEWVQRVAVWTPFPYMLGLPSQLLAGKATLSDAGRGALVLALWLAVFWVLRLAVWRRGLRRYGAVGA; encoded by the coding sequence ATGACCTGGCGCAAGCTCCGCACTCTCTTTGCCGCCGGGTTCGCCGAGATGACCGAGTACCGGGCGGAGGTCATGATCTGGATGCTGTCGAGCACCCTCAGCCTCGTGATGATGCTGGTGTGGATGGCGCAGGCCTCGGCGGCGCCGGGCGGGCAGATTCGCGGGTACAGCCCCCAGGAGTTCGCGGGGTACTTCCTCGCCACCTGGGTCATGTCACAGCTTCTCGTCGTCTGGGTCGCCTTCGACCTTGACTTCGACATCCGGCAGGGGACCCTCTCGCCCAAACTGCTGCGGCCCCTCGATCCGCTGTGGCTGCGGTACATGGACCATCTCGCCGGGCGGATCGTGCGGCTGCCCGCCCTGCTCGCGCTCGCGGCCCTCTTCGCGTGGATCGCGGGCGCCCGCCTCACGACCGACCCCGCCGCCTACCTCACCGCGTTCGGCCTCGCCTTCCTGGGCTTCAACACCCGCTTCCTGTGGGAGTACTGCCTCGGCCTGCTCGCCTTCTGGACCGAGTCGAGCACCAGCTTCCAGGAGGTCGTGTGGCTCGTGTACGCCGCGCTGGGCGGGATGTTCGCGCCCCTCGCCTTTTACCCCGAGTGGGTGCAGCGGGTCGCCGTCTGGACGCCCTTCCCCTACATGCTCGGCCTGCCCTCGCAACTCCTGGCGGGCAAGGCGACGTTGAGTGACGCCGGACGGGGCGCCCTCGTCCTCGCCCTCTGGCTGGCCGTCTTCTGGGTCTTGCGGCTGGCCGTGTGGCGGCGGGGACTCAGGCGGTATGGGGCGGTGGGAGCGTGA
- a CDS encoding ABC transporter ATP-binding protein produces the protein MTASIPDAAVHVRTLRKSYTVHDKEPGFMGSLRSFVRRKTHQVEAVRGVSFDLEPGEVVGFLGPNGAGKTTTLKMLSGLLHPSGGEVRVAGFEPRRREAAFLKRITLVMGQKQQLIWDLPALDSFLVNQAIYEIPDAQYRATMREFTEVLGLEGILKKQVRKLSLGERMKCELAAALLHRPRVLFLDEPTIGLDVNMQESVRAFIRDYNERYGATVILTSHYMADVTALARRILVIDRGELVFDGDLAHLAAQGSAGKTVRLQLRQPVTEAHLARYGSDVRVDGLSAELTVPRAEVSVRAARLLADLDVADLTVEDPPIEQVMGQLFGRGREVERV, from the coding sequence ATGACAGCATCCATACCGGACGCCGCCGTGCATGTCCGAACCCTGCGCAAGAGCTACACGGTCCACGACAAGGAGCCGGGCTTCATGGGCAGCCTGCGTTCCTTCGTGCGGCGCAAGACCCACCAGGTCGAGGCCGTGCGGGGCGTGTCCTTCGATCTGGAGCCCGGCGAGGTGGTCGGCTTCCTGGGACCCAACGGGGCGGGCAAGACGACCACCCTCAAGATGCTCTCGGGCCTGCTGCACCCCTCGGGCGGCGAGGTGCGGGTGGCAGGCTTCGAGCCCCGGCGCCGGGAGGCGGCTTTCCTGAAAAGGATCACCCTCGTTATGGGGCAGAAGCAGCAACTCATCTGGGACCTTCCTGCGCTGGACTCCTTCCTCGTCAACCAGGCGATCTACGAGATCCCCGACGCCCAGTACCGCGCCACCATGCGTGAGTTCACCGAGGTCCTGGGCCTGGAGGGCATCCTGAAAAAGCAGGTCCGTAAGCTCTCCCTGGGCGAGCGGATGAAGTGCGAACTCGCCGCCGCCCTGCTCCACCGCCCCCGGGTGCTCTTCCTCGACGAGCCCACCATCGGCCTCGACGTGAACATGCAGGAGTCGGTGCGCGCCTTCATCCGCGACTACAACGAGCGGTATGGGGCCACCGTGATCCTCACGAGTCACTACATGGCCGACGTGACGGCCCTCGCCCGCCGCATCCTCGTGATCGACCGGGGCGAACTCGTCTTCGACGGCGACCTCGCCCACCTCGCCGCCCAGGGAAGCGCGGGCAAGACCGTGAGGTTGCAACTGCGCCAGCCCGTCACCGAGGCCCACCTCGCCCGCTACGGCTCGGACGTGCGCGTGGACGGCCTGAGCGCCGAACTCACCGTCCCCCGCGCCGAGGTGAGCGTGCGGGCCGCGCGCCTCCTCGCCGACCTCGACGTCGCCGACCTGACGGTGGAGGACCCGCCCATCGAGCAGGTGATGGGGCAACTGTTCGGGCGGGGGCGGGAGGTGGAGCGTGTGTAG